Proteins encoded together in one Chiloscyllium plagiosum isolate BGI_BamShark_2017 chromosome 3, ASM401019v2, whole genome shotgun sequence window:
- the scara3 gene encoding scavenger receptor class A member 3 — protein sequence MKDNNFSGEEEEMHSFRCEQSDAILFSNEVERTSRPGRCKCQTAWSLSLAVKVLYIFFSCLIIAVAVLASVVFKKVDSITEDLNMAQSFYETKISSVQTNIKALDKKSTSKNCSSCHDVSQFAQEIIGLQKEFEEIQQLLLTQEPALDKTVQNHLTLLTDNRRINKEVMHYSTSIEQINQTVESVSVQVNGLQSLIKELDEFMRKLTQDQYKIRISVQHINFTTNQNTLWREEIQRKADEETLILRKIVADWQNSSKAFGSLKTSMSRMNDVVKGIQSTLVTTLQRVSQNAEVMHDLSLQLLVVHEQFENISTFLDDHEENIQDIVYHARYYENRTAERFETIMGRMISHETEINTILANINATNNHVHSMIKYISDVRTSCSSGIGTHSEELYHLNNSLTIIQSATDLLRQQYNLLTATVEEEISKLAVVMEEMKIVDAQHGEAIKNVTILRGLPGLPGPKGNKGEAGIKGNVGPVGPKGDTGERGPAGKSGARGLDGPPGARGDKGSKGPIGAPGLKGSKGSFGKSGSRGDAGPKGDRGPPGPEGKPGPRGPKGQSGAKGDPGIPGPQGPKGEMGNTGPPGSRGPPGP from the exons atgcaattttgttttcaaatgaagTAGAGAGGACTTCGAGACCTGGACGTTGCAAATGTCAAACTGCATGGTCATTGAGTCTGGCTGTGAAAGTGCTGTACATATTCTTTAGTTGTCTCATTATAGCTGTTGCTGTTCTTGCATCTGTAG TGTTCAAAAAGGTTGACTCCATAACTGAAGATCTCAACATGGCCCAATCATTCTATGAGACAAAGATTAGTTCTGTTCAGACAAACATTAAAGCACTTG ATAAAAAATCCACAAGCAAAAATTGTTCTTCTTGCCATGACGTTTCCCAGTTTGCACAAGAAATCATTGGCTTGCAGAAAGAGTTTGAGGAGATACAGCAGTTGCTGTTGACTCAAGAGCCTGCTCTGGATAAGACTGTCCAAAACCACTTGACCCTTTTGACTGACAACAGACGAATCAATAAGGAGGTTATGCATTATTCAACATCTATTGAACAGATCAACCAAACGGTGGAAAGTGTTTCAGTGCAAGTAAATGGATTGCAAAGCCTTATAAAGGAACTTGATGAGTTTATGAGGAAACTGACCCAGGACCAGTACAAAATAAGGATTAGTGTGCAACACATTAACTTCACCACCAACCAGAATACATTATGGCGTGAAGAAATTCAAAGGAAAGCTGATGAGGAAACGTTAATATTACGGAAGATAGTGGCAGACTGGCAGAACTCCTCAAAAGCTTTTGGAAGTTTGAAGACTTCAATGAGCAGGATGAATGATGTGGTGAAAGGTATTCAGAGCACTCTGGTCACTACACTGCAGAGAGTCTCTCAAAATGCTGAGGTCATGCATGACTTAAGCTTGCAACTGCTAGTGGTGCATGAGCAGTTTGAAAATATCTCCACCTTCCTTGATGACCATGAAGAAAATATTCAGGACATTGTTTATCATGCAAGGTATTATGAAAACAGGACAGCTGAGAGGTTTGAAACCATTATGGGGCGAATGATTTCCCATGAAACTGAAATTAACACCATACTGGCCAACATCAATGCTACAAATAATCATGTACACAGCATGATAAAGTATATCAGTGATGTGAGGACATCTTGTTCAAGTGGGATTGGAACACATTCAGAAGAACTTTACCATCTCAACAATTCCCTGACCATTATTCAGAGCGCCACCGATCTGCTACGACAGCAGTATAATCTCCTAACAGCAACAGTGGAAGAGGAAATAAGCAAGCTTGCTGTTGTAATGGAAGAAATGAAAATTGTTGATGCACAACATGGAGAGGCAATCAAAAATGTCACTATTTTAAGAG GTTTGCCAGGTCTGCCAGGACCAAAAGGAAATAAAGGGGAGGCAGGAATAAAAGGAAACGTTGGCCCTGTCGGACCAAAAGGTGACACAGGTGAACGGGGACCCGCAGGAAAGTCTGGCGCACGAGGTTTAGATGGACCTCCGGGTGCTCGTGGAGACAAAGGCTCAAAAGGTCCAATCGGGGCACCTGGTCTTAAAGGAAGTAAAGGTTCTTTCGGGAAGTCTGGCTCACGAGGAGATGCTGGTCCTAAGGGAGACAGAGGACCACCAGGACCAGAAGGAAAGCCAGGACCACGTGGGCCCAAAGGGCAATCAGGTGCTAAAGGAGATCCTGGAATTCCAGGCCCACAGGGACCAAAGGGAGAAATGGGAAATACAGGCCCCCCAGGATCTCGAGGACCACCAGGTCCATGA